Genomic DNA from Perognathus longimembris pacificus isolate PPM17 chromosome 6, ASM2315922v1, whole genome shotgun sequence:
CGGCTACGTTACACACTTTGCACCAGTTTGCGCGCACGCAAACTTTTGACCTAAAGTATGAGCTACAGTACTCGGGTTTATTAACTACCATTGCACATTTCCCTGCGAGCAAGCAAAGTGGCCAAGTCAGGCTCCTCAGCTGCGCGCGAAAGCCCGCCCCCAGCTCCTAGCGACGCCCACTTGAACGTGCAGCAGCTCTTTTACTGAGATCGGTGGGTGGCTCTGAAAAGAGCCTTTGGGTTGTGTTGTGCAAAGCAGTTGGCCAAAGgaactttatttcttcttggctGCTGCCTTCTTTGGCTTGGCTGCCTTGGGCTTAGCGGCTTTTGGTTTTGCCGCCTTAGGCTTCACAGCCTTTGCCTTGGCTGGGCTCTTGGGCGCCTTCTTCGGCTTGGCCGCTTTCGCCTTTTTCGGGCTCTTTGCTTTTTTCGCTGCTGCAGCTGCGGCTGGCTTCTTTGCCTTCTTTGGGGTCTTCTTGGCGCTTTTCTTGGGGGTGGCAGTCCCCGTAGCCTTCTTGGGCTTCTTTGCAGCGCCTGTAGTTTTCTTGGCCTTAGCCGCACCTGCCTTTTTCGCCCTAGGCTTGGCTTCCCCGGAGGCCGCCTTCTTGTTGAGTTTGAAAGAGCCCGAAGCACCGGTGCCTTTGGTCTGCACCAGGGTGCCTTTGCTCACCAGGCTCTTCAGACCGAGCTTGATGCGGCTGTTGTTCTTCTCCACATCGTAGCCGGCGGCTGCCAATGCCTTTTTAAGCGCGGCCAAAGACACTCCGCTGCGCTCCTTAGAAGCAGCAACTGCCTTGGTGATGAGCTCGGACACGGGGGGCCCGGACGCCTTGCGCTTCGCAGCACCTGCGGTCTTGCGTGCCTTCTTCTTCACTGGCGTCTTCTCAGCGGGGGCCGGAGCAGTCGGGGCGGCGGGCGCAGTCTCGGACATGTTGACACGAGCTTATAGAAAGCAAGCAACTCGAGCCGGAAGCAGAGGCACTGGCCAGGACTCGGGCAGTGGCGCTGCGCCCTCCCGTTTATATAGGGCGGAGCTGCTCCGTGATTGGTGCGCTGTCCAGCCCGCCTCGCTGGCAGACACAGAGTGTCCTCTCCGATCCCGAGTTGTGTTTGTTACACCTCAAAAAAGGCCAAAAATGTCAAAATTCTCTACATAGAATTGCGAGATTTTTTATAGATAATGATCCCCGAAGTCTCGGGCTTCATGCACATCTCAAATAATGAGGAAAGGATAAAAGTTTGTGCCAAAAACTAGCAATATTTCCCGCCCTGCTCTGCAAATTTCAACTCAGAGAAACAAAACTTTCTATTTTCTTCGTAAATTATAAACTGATCTTTAACTCTGGAGTTTTTTGACCTATCGAATGTGATTCTCCAAGTTGTTAGCTTCTTATATAGTCAAGATTCATGCCACTGGCACTAAGATTTTAATTACAAATCTTCACTTAAGTGAAGGAAGTAACACAGGCTCCTCCGAGAGTCCTGCCTATTGAGCCGAGGGCATTTGAGTTCATCAAACTGGTTTAGTTTAATGCCAAACAAATAATTGCCCATTTAGGGTAAAATTTTAGACTCCTAGGACATCAATCTATGCAATAGTCGATTTGTTTTAGTCTAATGTaccaaagttttaaaataattccttAGGATAATTCTATTCCTTTCTGCTCCCAAGGGTTGGGGGCGGGGCTGTTGCTTCTCTCTTGCTCTGGCCAACTACTCCATAGGTTGGGGTACCTTGAATTTAGAATATTAGGGAAATAAGGGTATCCAAAACATCCATTGGACACACACATGGAAAAGGATAAATTTTAAGTAACACATAAATAATGCCCATAAAGCCATTAAAAGCAAAAGTGCACTTTGAAGAATTTGTCTGCAGCCTTGCTCAATTCTTTTGGCATATGTTTCAGGATTAAATTGTAATATGATATGCATAAATGACACATAAGCATTGATCATAAGATAAAAGTGAATGAGAAATGTGTGTTGGAACACTACTATTCCCATTGCCTGATAAACAGACCCCAATATTACTGAATATCTGATTAAGTCTACCCACTGTATATGGTTTTAGTCCTCATGATGATTATGGCCTATGTTTCCATgagctttttgaaaataaataacatatagGGATTGAAtgataagtacattttttttctcagaaattgATCTTGGAGAAGTTGCCAGGCTGAGTAATTGACTTCTGAAAACCTTGCAAGGTGTTGAAATAATGACTTTGTTAAGATAGTTACTCAGCTATTGAAAAAGATAAGTTGATAATGGAAGTCTAATGTAAGGAAGTATTTCTGGGAAGGTTTGACTGAAATTGTCTTTTTAGAACTGTAACCCATGCATTagaaacacaaggaaaaataTTGCTTAGTACTGAAAGTCTATTTGACACACTTTTCTGGATGTGACTATTACATATCATTGTATATCACCTTAATTATTAGCTCCATTCCTCCAAGTATTTATGTGCATAAAATAAAACACTGCAAAAATTTGGAATGAAACTAGTACAGAATGTAAATACAGTCTTAATGAGGTATTTTAAATTGttgaattaaatataaaatgatacaaaTTATTGGTATCGGTATTTCTTAAACCTTGAGGTATAGTTTTACGGTAATTAGTGTGTGCTATTACTGAGTAAATGTACACAttcaaatttattaaaataaaaaaaacataaagcCTCAAAAGAGTCCATAGGAACTGACTTTGTGGGCACTTAATCACAGAGCCATAGAACATTATTAAAGATAAGCAAAATATACCTTGAAATGGAATATCAGAACATCTTGGTTCtcaaatctctctctgtctctctttctctctctctgtctctctcttttgttgttgtaggacttgaattcatgacctgggtgctgtccctgagtctctttgtattcaaggctagtgtttgacCATttgagctacttctggtttttgagtggctaactggagataagaacctcattggaacttttctgcctgtgctggctttgaactgtgatcctcagctttcagcctcctgagtagctaggattacaggcatgagccactgtagccTGGCCTCAAAAGCCTCATTTTTAAACTCTATTTTATACTTCATACAACTTTCAAAATTCTGTGATCTTTCAGTTCATTTCTGATGAGTATCTGACTATGAAGACATTGAAGACTGACTACAATTAAGTCAGGAAAAAAtactttttgggctgggaatatggactgtggtaaagtgctcgcattgtatacatgaagccctgtgttcaattcctcagcaccacatatatagaaaaagctggaagtggagctatggttcaagtatccgagtgctagccttgagccaaaagaagccagggacagtgcctcaggccctcagttcaagccccaggactggcaaaaacaaaaacaaaaacaacaacacacacacacacacacaaattctttaGTAAAATAAGAACAATACCAAAAGTTTCACCTATTCATTGGTATGCTATTGAGACtgtgtatataaaaattatatgtgtACAAGTACATCTTTATCCATATGTCTTAAATATGAATTTGAGGCTTCAGATGAGTTTTGATCTAACAAATCTCTAGTGTGTCTTTGAATATAACTATTTACCAACTTTCGCATGATACTCTCATACAGTCAAGTATGAGAACCACTTTTAACAGGGAAAATCTATTTCTTATCATAAGAACTTTTCTTAACAATTTAGAGAAGCTATGTAGGCTAGATATGACCACAGGTTGGGAAGGTGAGGCAGCATCAATTGAATcctgatttcccttcccttcccttcccttcccttcccttcccttcccttcccttcccttcccttcccttcccttcccttcccttcccttcccttcccttcccttcccttcccttcccttcccctcccctcccctcccctcccctcccctcccctcccctcccctcccctcccctcccctcccctcctctcttctccttccttctttccttttttctttctttccttctttccttcttctctccctccctccctctcccgcctccctctcccgcctccctccccttttttttggccagtcctggggcttgggctcagagcctgagtgctgtccctggcttctttttgctcaatgctagcactctacctcttgagccacagtgccacttccagatttttctgtttatgtagtgctgagaaatcgaacccagggctgcatgcatgctaggcaagcactctatggcgaAGCCACATTCTTTGCCCCCtgattttcttttgttcataCATGACTAGCCACTATAGTAGGTttaagaaggggaaagaagaatgAGTTAAGCATCCTCCAATTCATTATTTTCCATTCAAAGTGTTAGATGGAATGTCAACTATTGATGTGCTACTTGAATTCCCTAGGACAGCATTGCCATTTCTTACATCATTTGATGATGCTTAGTAACAAGTATCTTTCAGGACTTCTGTTTGGGCTCTTTTCCTGACGGAGAGCTTCACTACTTTCgtgactttcctttctttttattatatacatatgtgtgtgtgtgtgtatatatatatatataatcaaactgaattagagcttacagtttcacacattaggcattggatacatttcttgtactgtttgttacctcgtccctcattcccccctccccctctccttttctttcctttctttttaaaagaaacttatTCTGTATATCTTAAACACTTAAAAAGGTAATGTATGTCTATTTATTTAggagacagggttttgctatgCGGCCCAGgttgaattcatgatcctccttcctTTGCCTCTTGAATGCTgcaattttaggcatgagccactattccCTGACTTTTGCATTTATTGAAGACTGTACTGTGTGTCATACGAAGGGTCTTTCTTAACTAATACAAAACTCTGTCATAGTTTGTGCCACTGTTTCATACAGGATGAAGAGGACTTGAAAAAGCTATAGAAATCTGAGCAAATGTTGGTAAACTGTTCATCAAAGATTACAGCTCATAGCAGTCTGTCTTCATAGCATGTACTGTTATTacccagtggtttttttttttttttttacaacatcaCAGGTCTTGAAAAGCATTAGTAAGAatgtcacagttcaaggccaactggtTTCCTTACAAAAATTAATTTGGAAATGATATAAAATGCTACAACACAATGTATGTACATTATTATGTATAGAGATATGCCCCACCATTCCCTACCTCCCCTTTCATGTAAAGAACATTTCTTCCTGTATAGTCTCATATGTCCACAATGGTAGGGACAGTGGATCCACTATTTTATAGTCATGAAATATTCTAAAGTGGATTATTCTTTGATGGGATAGAAATAACATTGTACTGCAAACATTTCTTGAAGCCTCTAAGGAACCCTGAGTGATGGAATTTGAGGACCCTTTGATTATTATTGTGGAACCCCTACCTGGTAAATGTGCTACAAGTAACAAAATGATTTGTAGAAAGGGAAAGACAGGTTTGTGCTTGATTCATTTCACCGCATATTTTTTGTTTCAATTACTCAATTATGGATATTGCCATCTTGGTaaagttgtttttgccagtcctggggcgtggaatcagagcctggcttctttttagtcaaggctagcactctgccacttgagccacagtgctcttgCAGGGCTTttcctataaatgtggtgctgaggaatgaaacccaaggcttcatgtatattaggtaagtactctaccgccaggccatattcccagtggtTATTGCCATCTTAATATGAGGTgattatgatttttcttttagatGAGAGTTTGGGAAAGACAAGACAATGAGATTATATGTTGTCTTAgatatagtttttcttttaagtcaaCAACTAACATTACAGGACACATGTCCAGGGTTATTCATTGTAACATTGTTTGGaatagtgtaatatggaggtcagatctggccagtgccatcactggccacatggCGAGTTGTCCTATCTGggatcttgtcttgatgggtgtgcctagaatcctagaggaagggaagtttcATCCCCAGATattgggtgttcctgaatcccaagaaacAGGGGtgggcatatggcctataggttactgaacgtGTCTGTCAAATGCTTGGAACTGGAAGCTTTCTGTGACTCTGCCCTCTGAGGTGTGATTATGCCATGCCACAGATCTCCACGTTctggtcctgtgtcctgtctcctggctagtctctggtcaccatggaatcccaagtcagctctccattggagctggattggcttgttggtatggtttttgttctttcttccctctctggcctgtttcatgacagtgttaagtgtatttgccagctgcaggcctttgtaacaacttgctgcctgcagactgctaaggctttaataaagactccaaggttcgatccttcaatatgtggtttctcagataatttacacatacATAACAATAGTACAACACTAGAAACAGTCTTAATGCTCAAATAGGTGGTTGAAAAAATAAGAGAACAATCACAATGGAATAATATGCATCTTCCAAAATGATTGGGAAGATCTTTATGGACTAATAAGGACTTAATTTCAAAGTAAGTACTTCAGTGACAAGATGAAACAGAAAAGATCCATAGTATGATTCCTTTTGTGTGAGACAGAAGGGGACATAAGAAGGCAACTTTTTGCTCAGTTATGTAGAAAAGATACAGGAAAGACAAACTAAATCTAAAAAATTACTGACCTATACAAGgttaataaaggaagaaaaaagagatggaAAGGGGAACAATGGTAAGGCAGTAGGAGGATGAAGAGAAATTGATTCATTTTTGAGTAAGCCTTTTCATATAAGACTACAACTACAGTGATGCTTTACATACTGGCAAGATAAACTattgaatgaagaaaatgttcaAACCAATGGGAATGGGAGAATccaaaatagaataaaagtaGCAATGAACCAAGCTGTACTAAATTAATACCATAAACACACTGAAAGGATagaagaagataaaaatgaagTAACACTGGGAAACAACATTGTCCTGTAACTCTGACAATCAAAATGATTGTGTAAtctagtaaaaatatttttcagtgatGTGGCTTATTGACTCTGGAACTATCTGTACACCTGCATTGAAGAAAGAAGTCCAATTATCTATGTTATAAATAATGAGATACAGTGTTTTCATTGGAGCAAGATTTATTTGCCTAAAGCAAAGCTCACATGCTGTATTCGAATCAGGAATATTAATATAAACTCAACATTTTAAAACACATCCTCAATTATATAGAGCATAGGTTTGTGTGTATTTAGGTCTGTAGGTCAGTATATGTGCATACTGCAAGTATCTTCTTGTCCTATTATCTAAGAAATCAAAGGAGCAGTTAACATCTAGTAGCAACTAGCACTCTAGCACACAATCTTTGACATCTCTGCTCCAGTCCTCAACATAAGGAACAACAAAAGGAATCAGAGTTCCACAGTAGTTCTAAAGCTGGGGTAGAGAAGTGTATGATGGGTCTGGAACATTTCTCAAGGCCTCAAAATATggaggaaaaaataacaaaacaaaacatgcaaaCAAAATGAGCAAGCCAATCTTTCAGAACAATTCTTTTCCAAAAGCTGGTACTAtttgaacaagaaaataaaaactaatttggGAGGAAACTATGAAAAAAATGTGAGGATTAGAAAGTGAGAGTAACTGGGAACACCTTGGAGTCTGGCCATCACAGTTCTGGAGATAGAGTGCTCCATTTCAAAGGCTCATGTCTATTATTTATTAGATGATTTTGAGAAATCTATTAAACTCTATTACTTCTCATGCTTTAACTTTGGGTGAGAATATTATGGTGCACTCGACTGTTGCTCTCATTTGTTTTACTGTCCATCGTAGGAAAATTATATATCCCTTCTCATTGATAGACAGTTGTAATATCTCTGCTCATGTGAGCAATAATCCTTCTAAgcacttttttgccagtcatcaCCACGTAAGTAGGGGGAGAGAGTTGCAATGACATATGTCTACTTTAAAGCACAATCATCAAGAGAAATGAATCCACCTTCCTTTGGCTTCAGTGCCTCCGTAattaaattggagagaagaatggaTTTACAGAGATCTGAAATAACCCTTCCTGCGCAAAGCACCAAGATTTGCAGAATAGTGGGTTACATAATTGCACCAAATATAAGACAACTGTTTTCTACTTTGGATTATTGATAGGATTAGTTTGTATTTTTGAAGTGCTTATAACATTGTCTTACATATAGTATGTCTACATGTTATGAATTGCCATGATTATACAGCTCTAAATGCCCATGAAGTAGACTTCTAATCCACATTTTAATTTATAtgcaccagattttttttttggccagtcctgagctttggactcagggcctgagcactgtccctggcttcttcccgctcaaggctagcactctgccacttgagccacagcgccgcttctggccgttttctgtatatgtggtgctggggaatcgaacctagggcctcatgtatccgaggcaggcactcttgccactaggctatatccccagccctatatgcaccagattttaaaaataagtatcacAGATGAGTTTATCACATTGTTTTCTAACCAGGAGACCAAATACACATTGGACGATAATTTATGAGTATAGAATTATAAAGGGTATATTTTTCCAGTAAGCTACGGTTTCCTGGTTATGTGGTTCTTCTATCCTAAGGACATTTTTGAAGCATGATTTTCTCTGTTGAAAAGATAGAACCAGTCCCCATCCTATTATCTCTTCTTTAGATAGATCTCtagctttattttttccccacttctcccccctcctttctgTAGTTGCTCTTACATGAATCTTTGAACTTGTAATCAGAAAGTCCTGTGTAATTTATAATAGGTGCAAAATAAGTGGAGTCTGTTATAATTTAGACATTGAAACATACTTATAAACTCTACTATAGAATGAATATAAAGTACTAAGAACTAACTATATTAAGTACCTCCCCCAAACCAACCTATTCCTTGTAATAACCCTATGTACTATTATTATCACAACTACTGGAAGACTAAACAGAATTGCAAAATTTCCAGTAACAGCAAATTTGAGTGCCTCTCTTTGGGGATGGGGGGATACTAGCGACTAATTCTATTACCTGTTGTAAATGATTGTTATCCTAGTATATCAACATATatagtgcaagtggtagagtacctgccagaCAAGCGtgaaacactgagttcaaatctttgtacagcacaaaaaagaagaaaaaaagagaattttattttaatatgtgcTACTATCTTTATTTTTAGGTGTTCTTTGATTGGACAGTAGGGTAGGAACAGGGGAACCAGTAAGGGACAGCTAatgatttgtaaggaaatgtaaaataaaattatttagtaTCCTAAGGAAATTGGTTTCAGTTCTCCACTAACACCAAAATCCATAAATGCTCAATAGCATCGTATTTCATATCATCTGTGAAATCCTTCTGCATACTTTAATCTCATGACCTCTTATAATATCGACTACAATGTTAATGTCATGTACATAGttgttgtaatttattttttaaactcataATGACCAGGAAAAAGTTTGAATATATTGTGTACAGACCTAATTTTTCAAGACTATTGCAGGTTTGTGCCTGGTGGACCCTGTGGTTAAGGAGAGCCTATTCACTTTAATTTATGTAGTCATAGTGTGATTTATGTCTGCTTGTCCACAATCTCCATCAGTAGTGTACCTCATTGGTGATGTGGACAACTGAATGCATTGTGTTTCTCTTTTACTTCCATTCttacactaacaaaaaaaaaatgaaatggactTCTATAGTGTTGTTGTTTGCACTTGTTTGAGTACAAGTACAGAGTTACATGATCAGATatctgaaaatacaaaatatgtgTGCTGTTTAAGTTACTGCCAACTTCTGTCATTTGCCTGTTTACCCTCTGATGTGGTTGCATAGCACtgaaaactacatttcccagcgaCCCCTGCTCTCTGATTTCAAGTAGATTTCAACAATGGGACACACTacaggaaaatgatggaaggaccAGAATATTTCTGTTCTTCACTTTCTGGGTCTCTTCTAGTGTTTCTGGTAATCAAAATCCAGACCAACCAGATATCCCTTCTCCTGGTAGTGACAGCTCTCcctttttctgtctgtgttgtGTTTCCGCTTTACTAGGAATTCCagctgtaatttttaaaatttaattttattgtcagagggatgtacagaggggttacagttacatatgtaaggtggtgagcacatttcttgtcccacattgttacccccttcctcatttctcaCATTTTTCCTCCCCCGACTCCTCTCatcccaaagttgtaaagttcatttccagcacagtttcttgtatcactgttgcattggttcactcccttgtcctttgtctcaccattttgttattccccttcctgtccccaaatcagataaacaagacacagggtaccaaaataaacagtgacaacagcagataaaccaaaggggaaaatataatgaaagaaaaaagaaataacttcacattttacataaaaaataacaacaacaagaaaaaccttttgtttccatatcttggagttcattttgattaacatcattttatatgttcatatgttcatagctagtgagctgttgtgatcctctgttaggactatcctagacatatacaaatgagggaaaccatgacacctattttttggggggggaggtctggattacttcacttagtatattttttttcccagcTGTAATTTTGAATGCTAGCAACActtcttctttcatttgtttctctATCACAGCACAGGTGGCAACTTTCTACTCCAGTTCACCTTTGGTTTGTCCTCCTGcccttgagtttcttttcttgTGTATCACCAGCTTATCTAATTACCTGTTTTAAGTGCCTTTTTCTATGAAATCTCTCgtgtgattgttttcccttattTCTTTACCCAGAATACATGTGAACACATTGACAAACAATGGATCTGAATATAACTGATGAACTCTCAGCTGTAATGGGGTGAGCTGCCGTGAGTAGACACTCATATGACAAGAAACAACAAATTTGGACCTGGAACAACTGAATTCTGCCAGTAGCTTTGTGAGTGAGCTTGGAAGTGGGTCATTTCTATGCTAAGACTCGAGATGGTAGCAATCCTTGCCTTGACTATAGGTTTAGGACAGATCCAGAGGCTCAAACTTCCCTGAGCTCAGATCCCGATGCTGCTAAAATTTTGGGGTGATTTGTGATATACACATAGAGGATGAATACTCACAGATAAATTCACCTATAAGAAGTAGGAGGATGAGAATGTTTAGATAGCAGTTTGTCATGAGTGGTAAGGAAATCAAGAGAATCTAAAATGGAAGATATTACAAGGTTTCTGAGAGTGAAATATTCTACTTAAAATTCCTGACTCACAGATAATGTTGGCCTGGAGATTGAACCTATTACGGCAATTTCTCACTGGTAATCTAGATAAGTTCTCAGCCCTCAAAGGCTCACATGCATGCTTATAAACCGAGCTTCTCAAGGGGTTGAGGCctagaggaccacagttcaaatgtagcctggacagttcacaggattttatctcaattaaccaggaaaatgctacactgaagacatggctcaagtaacatagtgctagctgtgagcaagataCTTGAGCTGCAGCTTGAAGCTAGCTTCAAGCCACGGTAAAGGCATACAACAAACaagtgagaaaagaaaaggaaaatgggggctagggatatggcctagtggcaagagtgcttaccttgtatacatgaagccctgggtctgattcctcagcagcacatatatagaaaatggccagaagtggcactgtggctcaagtggcagattgctagccttgagcacaaagtaagccagggacagtgctcaggccctgagttcaaggcccaggactggccaaaaaaaaaaaaaaaggaaaataattgtcTGAAGGAAATATTATAATACAAAATAAGGGAGCTGACAGATGTTCAAAACtgtgcttttatttctgttaTCTCATTATGAATCAGGAAACAAAATGACCAGGCTTGGAAGGTTCTGTCACCTGGTTTGAGTTGTATATAAATAGAATAAATTGttcaaaataaatttctttcctttttaaaatacaatttgccatttgtttctctctctcttttttttttttttttttggccagtcctgggccttggactcagggcctgagcactgtccctggcttctttttgctcaaggctagcactctgccacttgagccacagcgccacttctggccgttttttgtatatgtggtgctggggaattgaacccagggcctcatgtatatgaggcaagcaaagcactcttaccactaggccatatccccagcccctctcttttaaTATTATAACTAACATAAAAAAGGTTAG
This window encodes:
- the H1-4 gene encoding histone H1.4, which encodes MSETAPAAPTAPAPAEKTPVKKKARKTAGAAKRKASGPPVSELITKAVAASKERSGVSLAALKKALAAAGYDVEKNNSRIKLGLKSLVSKGTLVQTKGTGASGSFKLNKKAASGEAKPRAKKAGAAKAKKTTGAAKKPKKATGTATPKKSAKKTPKKAKKPAAAAAAKKAKSPKKAKAAKPKKAPKSPAKAKAVKPKAAKPKAAKPKAAKPKKAAAKKK